Part of the Oncorhynchus mykiss isolate Arlee chromosome 12, USDA_OmykA_1.1, whole genome shotgun sequence genome, CCCTGCCCTCTGCACCCAATCACAAGATCAACAAGGACAAAGCTGTTTTCCCTCGACCCCCACACCACCCTGTCAGCCCCGAGACAAACTGCCGTTGGATAAGGTAGAACTGTTCCGCAGGTATCCTCTGCTGAGGATCCTATTCTATTTCCATACTTGATACTCATCCTTTGGACCTGAACCCGCCTTTGACTCAGGCAGTCATGGTTACTCCAGTGTTCTCCATACTGGGCTACATCTACTCTCTGAGCCTCCTTCCTCTGCTGCTGCCTGGTTCCAGCCAGGGCAGTCCCATCATGTCACCTGAGGAGTTTCGAAGGGGCCCTGGGGCTAGAGGTCTGGTGGATACCTCCATGTTGGAGCAGAATGAAGACCTGGACATGCAGGACTTTCAGGGTCAGTTTCTGTCCACATTGAACCTCACAGAGCTGGGCCCCTGGCCAAGGCCCCGTGAGGCCCGTAAAGAGCCACCAGAATACATGCTGGAACTGTACAACCGCTTTGCCAACGATCGCACGGCCATGCCCTCTGCCAACATAGTGCGTAGTTTCAAGAATGAAGGTACAACATGTACTTATATTTGTCTGAAgacattgtttttttaaatgtttaacttTTCATCATTTTGAAAAAATGTATCTTTGGATATGATTAATTGTTTATTTAGCTAACATTATGAAGCAACTCAAATTAACTTGAGAACAATAGCACTATACAATCTATTGACCAATACAACTTTAAAAGTATATTAAAAATGTACACTGATACTCAGCTGTTCTTTCAGAGAAGTTAAGATTTGACTAACTGTAAATCACTCTCTGTTTGGATAACTGAGATTAACTTTAAATGATTCAAAGTGTTATGGAGTTCGCCTTAAATTTTTGACAAGAATGAAATATGATATTTACCCTTAAAGAAACTTTTATTAAATTGTAATTGGTTTAACAGTTACTTATTTCCTCTTCTTGAAGTCAAATTACATGATATGATCGCAATTTATTCTAAccatataaaaaaatatctaaattAAAAGCTTTATTATTGATGCATTATTtaatataaaattgattaaatccaaTTTGAGTCTAAACCCAATTCAGACCTTCATTGATATTTTAATTCCAGATTCCTCCTTCTACAGTGTGACGGTCAGGGGCGTGAGGACACACCCCCTGCTGTTCAACATCTCCATCCCCCACCACGAGCACATCCTCACCGCTGAGCTCCGCCTCTACACCCTGGTCCAGAGGGATCGCAGATGCTACGCCGGCCTTGATCGCAAGGTGACCATCTACAAGATCCACGAGGGGGGGCACTGGAGGAAAGAAGAGGGGAGGGACGAAAGAAGGTATGAGCAGGAGACAGACAAAATGGAGGAAATGGAGGTGCTGGCAACCCGGCAAATATATGGTAAAGACGATGCCTGGATTACCTTTGACCTGACTCATCAGGTCAACCTTTGGTGTAAGGCAGAGAGCTCCGCCCACCGACTGGAGGTCCACATTGCAAGTCTGGGTTCTGATGGTGGGAAGACCCCCCAGGTCAGAGAAGAGGATGGAAGGAAAGAGTTGGTCGATGTGGATGTTGACATGGGCTCAGATGGTAAACACATGCCAGTGGTGATTGTGTTCTCAGATGATCAGAACAGAGACCATCGTGAGGAGGACAAGCGGGAGCTCAACCAGTTTACAGAACATGAGAATGACCTGCCGGCTGACCTGGAGCCAAGTCCACAGGTGAATTGGGTAGACCAGGCTGGGAGCGATGCTAGGAACACTGATGGAGAGGAGCTGTATGAGGAGACTCTCATGCAACTGCACTCCAACCTCATTTATGACACGCTTCCCCGAATCCGCCGCAACACCAAGGGTGACCCCTGTAAGAAGAACCCTCTCTATGTGGAGTTTAAGGACATTGGCTGGGATACTTGGGTCATACAGCCCCTGGGCTATGAAGCCTATGAGTGCAATGGTGTATGCAGCTACCCCATGACCTCTGAGGTCTCGCCTACCAAGCACGCCATTGTCCAGAGTCGGCTGAGCAGTAAGATTCCACAGAAGGCGTCACCAGCCTGCTGTGTTCCCACCAAGCTAGAGCCCATCTCACTCCTTTATGTCGAGGACGGAGGAGTGGTCACCTACATGCACAAGTACGAGGGCATGGTGGTGTCAGAATGCGGCTGTAGATAATCATAGAACTGACTGTAGGTTcaggagagaggtatagagactgTGGATTAACGTAGACTGAGTGGTCATCAATTTCACTATCAAGAAGAAAATCAGATCAAAAGTGCCTATTTGAAAATAATACATTTCTGCAATCATTAAGGATACTTGCTTTGTGAGCTATTAGCAGACATATAGTGTAAACAGAATGCATACAGTAAACCATATTAAGGACATGAATCATTTCTATATCTATATTTTGCAGCATCAACTACATTGTATGACAAAGATAAACAGTGGAGGCGTAAATAGGAAGATGACAGAGCAAGAGGGTCCTGCCTGTATGTGCATTCAATTATGTACATTTGCCATTTGTAAAAGTACATTTCTTATTATATTGAGATTATATAAATGCTATTTTACAATGCCAgcaatataattatttttttttaagaaaaaaaaagtgaaatgtgAATATCATGCTGTTCTTTGTAGTTTGTGATCATACATTTGACTTTCATTTTGGCGATATTGGTATGTACCGTCAGATATACACAAAACCTTGTTGGTTTAAGTAGCTCTTGGTTTAAATGGTTGGTCCTGTATGGCTTAGTTGGTAGAGTATGGCGCTTACCAGGTCAgtattgtgggtttgattcctgtgtccacccatatgtaaaatgtatgcacgcatgactctTAAgtcgtgtctgctaaatggcatatattgttataatatatcattatacaatgagtgtacaaaacgttaagaacacccccccccccccccccccccccccccacacacacacacacacaaaatgttacCCATCCAgcttcaattcgtcagggcatgctcgcccatgttgactccaatgcttcccacagttgtgtcgagTGGGCTGGATGTccgttgggtggtggaccattcttgatacacacaggaaactgttgaatgtgaaaaacccagcagcgttgcagttcttcacacaaacCGATGCGCCTGGCTCCTCCTACCACAACCCGTTCTAAagcacttaaatatgttgtctttcccattcagccTCGTCTCagttgtctttcccattcagccTCGTCTCagttgtctttcccattcagccTCGTCTCagttgtctttcccattcagccTCGTCTCagttgtctttcccattcagccTCGTCTCagttgtctttcccattcagccTCGTCTCagttgtctttcccattcagccTCGTCTCagttgtctttcccattcagccTCGTCTCagttgtctttcccattcagccTCGTCTCagttgtctttcccattcagccTCGTCTCagttgtctttcccattcagcctcgtctcaattgtctcaaggcttaaaaatgcttctttaacctg contains:
- the LOC110537151 gene encoding bone morphogenetic protein 10-like isoform X1 produces the protein MVTPVFSILGYIYSLSLLPLLLPGSSQGSPIMSPEEFRRGPGARGLVDTSMLEQNEDLDMQDFQGQFLSTLNLTELGPWPRPREARKEPPEYMLELYNRFANDRTAMPSANIVRSFKNEDSSFYSVTVRGVRTHPLLFNISIPHHEHILTAELRLYTLVQRDRRCYAGLDRKVTIYKIHEGGHWRKEEGRDERRYEQETDKMEEMEVLATRQIYGKDDAWITFDLTHQVNLWCKAESSAHRLEVHIASLGSDGGKTPQVREEDGRKELVDVDVDMGSDGKHMPVVIVFSDDQNRDHREEDKRELNQFTEHENDLPADLEPSPQVNWVDQAGSDARNTDGEELYEETLMQLHSNLIYDTLPRIRRNTKGDPCKKNPLYVEFKDIGWDTWVIQPLGYEAYECNGVCSYPMTSEVSPTKHAIVQSRLSSKIPQKASPACCVPTKLEPISLLYVEDGGVVTYMHKYEGMVVSECGCR
- the LOC110537151 gene encoding bone morphogenetic protein 10-like isoform X2 — translated: MVTPVFSILGYIYSLSLLPLLLPGSSQGSPIMSPEEFRRGPGARGLVDTSMLEQNEDLDMQDFQDSSFYSVTVRGVRTHPLLFNISIPHHEHILTAELRLYTLVQRDRRCYAGLDRKVTIYKIHEGGHWRKEEGRDERRYEQETDKMEEMEVLATRQIYGKDDAWITFDLTHQVNLWCKAESSAHRLEVHIASLGSDGGKTPQVREEDGRKELVDVDVDMGSDGKHMPVVIVFSDDQNRDHREEDKRELNQFTEHENDLPADLEPSPQVNWVDQAGSDARNTDGEELYEETLMQLHSNLIYDTLPRIRRNTKGDPCKKNPLYVEFKDIGWDTWVIQPLGYEAYECNGVCSYPMTSEVSPTKHAIVQSRLSSKIPQKASPACCVPTKLEPISLLYVEDGGVVTYMHKYEGMVVSECGCR